TTTTCCCGTTTTCagacttttaaattaaataaatcccATCTTTGTCTTCAAGCTTAAAGTTTTGACAAAGTGACACAGGTGTGCACTTTGTTCTTGATCTtgttcattaaattattttgttattgatctTGAGGTTTTTAAGTTTTGATCTATATATATGCCTTTAAACggtttaatttattatagttacGAGTCTAATTGTGAACGAGATTTTTAAGATAGGttggtttttttctgtttttatttgacaAACGTGTTGTTACAAAGATCGGGGGCTTGACTTTGGAGTCTGGGTACTTCGTAACAAGTGTCTTTTGTTTCctcgtgctgctgctgtaaccatgataaactttcttttttcttgcctGTAAAGTGTGTATTACACCTACTGTCATAAAAACGTGCCTCCTTGCGAGCCTTTCTGCTTTTACGCGTTAAGAAATGCGATTTACCagatctgctaaaaaaaaaatgaaacggcGTATCATATCAgtgtcaaaaaataaattcgAAGATAACGGCCCAAATCACAGttgtttaaaagtattttttttaaatgtgatgatGTGTGATGATGTTGTCCTGTGTGTATAAACCAGTACAGATCTGCTGTGTCTCAGCCAGGGAAGAAACTCCTGTGACTCTCGCTGAGTAAGAAAGCCTATTCATTTATCGGATCATCTCACTTATGCCCTAAATCTTAATTATACAAACCGTCGTGCCCGATTTAGTCAGATGCGTATAAATGCAAACTGTTttcggtgatttttttttttacataatagtttgtttaaaaaaaaaaaaaaaactccctatGCACGCGCCCCCAAAAGAGATGCAACACAAAGCCCAGTGGATAGagtaaaaaaatttattacGAAATTAGATTATAGAAAACAGGGTTAtaagatttctttttcttcgCCTTAAATAAACCCAGAAGCAGTGAAGGCAACAGAGGACGCCGGGTGGAGGGTCCGACCCGTCGTTGATGCTCTGCGTGTGGACGAGAGCTGCATAACTTTGTTCAAGATGAACTCTGCAGAACTTCTTAGAAACACACAATCCCTATTAAATAAGACACGTCGGTGCTAAACTAAGCAGGATGAGCCCCGAGTCTCCGTGGAACTCCGTGCAGCACGCTCAGGACCGCTATTTGACAAGCAGTGTAGACTACACGTCTAAACAGGCAGAGGTCATTAGCAACGTATCAAtatatcgtcaagatatacaCATATTAAAACAATGCTTACAAAACTTCAATAAACGTCtcttatatacaaaaatagcttaatatatttaaaaaaacacaatatgcTTGATACAAATAGAATTTCTTATAATAAAATCCACGGTTGGAAGCATGTTAGAATTATAACGTCATagaattttacaaaaaaaaaggttctttgATTGGGTTGTTTTAGCATAGTTTGAGAGCGTTTCTATAGTGTTTGCGTGCCGTTGTTTCGAAAGAAGTCTCTTTTTAGCGTCGTGTTCGTGGGCGAGCGTGCGCGCGGGGGCTGAAGTTCCCACGCTGTCAGTGGTTAGTGCgcctttttttgtctgtttgtttgtttttgttttgccttttggCACTCGTCGTTCGAGCACGAGGGCAGGAGAGGAGTCGGGAGCTCCCGGAGAGCTCTTTTCCCGCGCGTGGGCTCGTGTCCGCGGAGGCTGTTTGGGCTCCTCTGCGCGATGGCACCTCCAGGCGCACGCCGACGGTTATTCTCTTCCCAATTCACCCCTTACCTGAAAAGAAAGCCCAACATGAATTTACAGACTCACAGAAACCTGGATGGGTTAACACGATCGATAACAGAGTTAACATGCCACTAGGAACAGTACCCACGACAATTCGAAAGCGCTCCAAGTGACACGAACCTGGTGAAGCCTAGGCTAGGCGAGGCATGCACCTCAGAACCAGCTGGTGAAGTCCAGGAGCTCCTGCTCTTCGGGACTCAGTGGGTTGTACGATCCTTCGTCCGAGGAGTACGAGGACACGGGGGAGCCGGCCATCGAGTTCATGTCGTTGCAGTAGTTCTGCGACATGGCGGGAGAGAGCACTCCGGACTGGAAGGCGGCGCTCACGGCGTCGTGCTcgtccagcagctgctgcagagcgCGGATGTACTCCACGGCCGAGCGCAGCGTCTCCACTTTGCTCATCTTCTTGTTGGCGGCGCCGTTGGGCACGTGCTCCCGCAGCGTGGCGAAGCCGTTGTTGACCAGCTTGACCCGGTTGCGCTCCCGCTCGTTGCGCCGCGCCACGGCGtgcggctgctgctgcggcAGACTGTAGCCGAAGCCCGCGAAGTTGAGGCGCCTCTTGCAGCGCAGCAGCTCGGGGGAGGAGGAGCGCTGCCTCTTGGCCGGCTTGGAGGCGGACTTGCCGCTGCACGCGCTGTCCGTGGGGCTCAGCTGGATGCTTTGCGCGGCGGCCGTGAAGAAACACGCAGGTGGCAGGAACTGCTGCTGGCTCACACTTATCTCCATGATCTTGGCACTGATGTCCGCTGGCAGTGAGTGAGTGCACGGGTGACGGGACGGgggcgagagagaaagagaaagtgaaGAGGGGGCACGGTCGCGGCGCTGCTTGCTTGGCTCGTCGGAGGAAGTGCGCCGAGCTCGTGGCGTTCGCGTGTGGGTCAACGTGCGCACTCAAGTCTTTCTTATTGGCAATCGCGCGGACTGCTGCCGTGCAACCGCTCCCCCACACTGCAGTCGTGAGTGCCGCGAACGAGCCACGAGCGCGTTTTATCAACGCAGTGGCAGACCCACGCGCCGCATCTGACCACGCCTCCGCGCGCGTATTATtgtctccacctctggctcGAGACGCCGTCGCGCTGCGTACGCCGGGCGCGTGCCACTCCAGCCGCTGAATAAACAACAGTGACCAAAGGACAGCTGGGACCCTCCGCCGGGCTCCGACCAGATGCCGTGCTGGTGTCCAATGAAAGGGCGGACTTGTCGGCGATGTTCATTTCAAAGTTGTACATACTTGCTACATTCGCCCCAAACAGAAACCCTTCGAAAGTCGGTAATCTGTCGTTAAAGCATACAGCCATACGGCATTGTTGTTACTGCTGTTCTTTATTTAGCCTGTACCTCCGACCAGCGCACCTTACAGTGTTACGCTGCTACAGCACGTGCTAAGAAGGTCAAGTGACGAACAGCGCCGCTTTCATTGTGCCGCACTGTTAATAAAGTTGGTGTACTAGTTTTGCAGGTACAGGAGTTTGCAAAGTCTTTTTTCTAACACGTCTGGGCTCCACACACAATAAAGTACTGCCGCCTACTTAATTCACCAAGGATTTTATATTACTCTATATATAAAAGTGCGTAAAGTGCACGGGACATTAGCTTAAAGGACATAACCGTTTTATAATAAGTGGTCTCTTCTTAAACTATTTACTTAATGGTAAGCTTTGAATAGAAACTGCATACTACAAATACCCCCCCCCGCTCTCCGACGCAACGTGATGAGAGAAAGTGCTGCTTCTAGGGAAACAACGCACAGCAACTCGCCGTATAGCGGCACCATTTACGTTATACGGTACATTCTGTTCGTAACAATGTAAAGTGATACGTTTGCGCAAGTCTGAAAACTCAAAGGTGCTGTGAGGTATTTTAAACCGAGTTCTAGGCTTCGGAGCACCGAACATGTATCATTTAAACAACGTGTATTTATTGCAGGCCCATAAGTGAGATGGAACTGATGAAGTTAAAGCGGGAGCGAAGTAAAACTCGCCGGTCGCATGCAGTGTGCGCTGGAGGGGAGCTGTGGGGGCTGCTGGAGAGGTGCTGAAAGACAGCGCTTTTGCTTTCATTCGCACGGGGAAGCGcacgaaaacacacacgcatacacacaggAGTAAGAAATCGgtgttgctttttctttctttcgtcTCAATTTACATCAGGTCATTCCGACTGAATTTACAGCGCGTCGTTTCTCCGTGGGCCGCTTGTCAGAGGACCGGAGATAGACCCACAATGTTAAGTTCGCGCAGTGCGTGGTGCTGTCGAGTCCCCCCACAGAAAAGCGCTTTGTCCGCCGGAGGTGAATTTTCCACTTTGAGGAGAACTAATCACGGTCGTCGGAGAGGCGGAACGGAGAGGGAGAGCCACGCAGCCCCTGAAAAAAGCCTCGCATTAGGAGTAGTTTTGTGTACGATTTGTTACACCCTATTTCGTTACAGTGTGCGAGACACTCTGTATTTCgacaactttttttcttttaaagggaAGAATAAAAAGAATAGGTCTTTCACTGCGAACAAAAGCGACCGACTCTACTCATGGCAGCGATGAATGAGTGTGGGGGGGacagaaatacaataaattgtGCAATTTTTCTGTGTTGGCTGTGGCATTCAAGATCAAGCCTGCGCTGGATACCCCTCCCCCACGCCTCCCCACCACCCatcaccccccgccccccaaccctccaacttttcttttcttttttcttcttttttttttggcacagcaAGAGAGTTTAGAAAAGAAGCGTGGGTTCTATTCAAGCCtcctccccgcccccccacaaTAGCGGGGTTTTCTGAAACCTATCCACCCCGGTCCACCGCGGCCCGTCAGCGCTCCTCCAGAGTCCAATTAGCGCCGTGTAAAGACCCTCTTTCTTCTGCCACCCCCCCGAAGCACGGGGAGCGGGGCTCCGTCCATTTGGACCGTTCCAGTCACGGTTTGCTGTAATAATTAATATGACAACTGGACGCCCGGGCTTGTATAGACACGGCTGAAGCCCCTGGCTTTTCTCCCGCTTTCTGGACGGACTGCTGCCGCTCCGACCATCGCGCGGGGCCACGAAGCACAACTCACGAGGATCCGATTGTCCCGCGTGGTGCGCGCCGTTAATGTCCAATTTGCTACTTATTAAGACTCCATTCAATTACTTAATTTTCAACTCGGATCACTCAGGTCCCCGTGGGAAGGGGACAATAGTTATAATCTTCATGCGAcaattaatagtttttttttttttttttcttttaaatctgaaTTAGTCCGCTCCCGAGTTCAGATCCCGCCTCGCTACAGTGTGTTGCATTTAAACTTGCTCCCACCCACAGGGATTTCGCGAATAAGATCTGGAATACAGAGGAGGGCCCGGAATTACGCAGTTTCGAGGTCCGGCGTAATTGCGTATGTCTTTCGGACGCTGCGCACAACGTTGTTTACATGTTTCACTTTACAACACATTCAGGCACACTAATTATAAACAAACAGTGACACGAACTCgtgcacacaaatacactcTTACACACTCATATTAACGCACAACGACATATAGGGAGCTTCCTTTCGCGCTCGGGACTCTGAAGTGTATCTCTCGTCAAGTGTACCTGGCGGGAAACTCGCGAGCCGCGGCTGCAGCCGGTCGTGTGTCCCTTTGTGCAGCCACGCGCCCCCCAACCGGCCGGGCGCGCGCACCGCGCCGAGTAGCAAAAACGGCCATTATACTAGAGAGCCGAGGTGTGGATGACGGAGTTGGGAGCCGTACGGAGCTCGcgtttcatatttacatatttcatgaTTTTGTCATGTAAAGATGTATagacgtgtgcgtgtgtaacgTATTCGCGGGTGAACAGTAACAAGGAAGAGagagagtaaaataaaaaggcGCTGCTTTATCTCGAGgctgttcgttcgttcgttacACTGCGCTGACACACTGCGCGTGCTGACGTTTTTTTTCAACTGCTTATCGAACTGAAACGGTTCCGTTTCCTCTAAGGAGAGGTGATTGGTAACCGATAAAGACACCAAAATAGGTGTGCTGCTCAAATATGCGGCGGACAACACGCGGCCGCACCGCGGAGGCGCCcttctctgtttattttatcaAGCTGTAAAGAGACGCGGCAGGTGCGAACCCAGGTGCGCGCGAGCTCGGCCACTCTGGCGCTATCACTCCCATCGGGTCGGGCGCGTGCGCGACGGCCTGCGTGGCACGTGTTGCAGCGCGCGGGCGAACGGGAGCCAATCTCTGGCGCCGCCTGCGAGTTCGACGCGCGCTACGCCGCGATCCCACGTGCAGTTGTCAAGCGTGTTCCTCTTTATAatgataaagaaataataataataacgtcGGCATTATTTTATCGCCTACACACGTATTACTGGCCAGTGTCACCTtcagcattttatttgcatgtcTCTCTTTGGACATTGTGTATTGGCAGAATGAAGGCGACCAGCACACAATCAAGGTGTTCCAAGAACGTCTTCATTTGTCCTCTAGTAAGTCCTGTAATGTCCTCAACTGGCTCAATCCATAGTCGTTTTCATATCACCGCTTCATGTAGAAAGACTCGTGCTCACTGTGATAAAATCCAGAACATGTGCCACTAAAgtttaaatgaggaaaaacaataGTTACTACACCTGGGACTGTCCCAGAAGTTAATTTGAATTAATAAGCGCATCTACTGTCATCCAGTGTCTGGCGATGGTACTGCAGTGAAGTCAGAAGAGTATCCACCACTTTTAGTGTTGCGCAAATagtaaggattttttttttttttgctaatttcagCGATACTTTCTGATATTAGCCCAGAAAATGCATATATAATCAGCGAGTACGTTTTTTCCTGAATATAACACCAGCCAACTGTAAAACAAAGGAGTggtgtttttatgttttcagcAGTCATATATTTTCCATCTTTTCATAAGAACATAACTGAGATGGATTATTATGGGAACAGAAATGCGACGTAAATAGCGCGCTGAGAGTGGTGCTAAACTGTGATGACTAGTTCACAAGTCCCCTTTGTTCGAATGCAAATAAACTctgattaaatattattttatttaagggGAACACCAACTTTTAGTGCGCCTGGGGCACGCGCGTCTGGACCTTAGTAAAAATGCGAATGAACATCTCTCAGCAAGACCATCTACATATTGCTGGCGTTGTGCTGTGCGGAAGTGGAGCTGAAGCGCGACTCCATCGCGGTACACGACGCAACACAGTATCTGTACTGATACTAGTCTTACTTTTTGTTGCTGCTCAGATGCATGATTAATTTTGTCAATAAGCGGTAAGCGCAGGTCGGAACAAATTTCTTTGTTCTTGAAGATACACAATATAGAATAAAACGAAGAAcgaaggcagttttttttctttgtttcatatcactgaaaaaacacagtacCCCGCATTTTGCCTCACCTCCGTGACTCTTTCGGCACTCAGTCACACATAGTCTCGATCCCCCTGCGGAGATGTGTTGAGAGAATGTAACCAATACGGTTCGTACGCACTCAGTTTCACCTTTTCGTCTGGCGCCACCTTGTGGCAGATAATCGCGCAGAGGATCAGCGCATCTTCATGGAGGGATTTTCAGGTAGGGTAACTGCCCCGAGTCCATGTTAAGAAAATCAGGAAGGTGtgctactacatttacatttatttatgtatttctttatttagcagacgcttttctccaaagtgacttccaatgaactctatgtagtgttatcagcccacacaccttagtcaccacagtgacttacagtgctagtagatacactacttacactgggtcactcatccatacatcagtggaacacactctctcgctgtcactcacacactttgggggaacctgaacatcatgtctttggactgtgggaggaaaccagagcacccgcagaacatgcaaaccccacacagactgagtggggttcgACCCCACACCCTCTCGTATCACCGAGGCGCTTGTGAGACAGTAACGCTACTCGTTTTGCCACCGCGTCGCCCACTACTAATCTAATGCTTTCGTTGTCTGCACttccctcagcatccaggaacaaaacaaaaaggctCATTCGCAGAATCTGTGATACTCCAGTACGTCTTCATTGGGTATTTGCGTGGACATCTCGGGGGTGTGTTAAGTGTAAGAAAACTCCAGGCACATTCATTCTGGAAATGTGTTAGGATGCACACTCATTGGAACTGTGTTAATTCACTGAAATCTTTAACAAACGTTTTGATTTGTCCCCCTATGTTCTTGTTAAACCATATCCCAAATTCTATGGTTAATAAATTTATGGATCATATGTGGATTGCGCTTACACATTTgccaaggaaatgtgttttattgcgATGGTCCTCCTTAGAAATTCCCTCTACAAATAATGTGATTGACGCGACTTTCTACGTTTCTTTCGCTggaaaagttaacatttgaattgaatttgaaTGAATCTTTGAATGATAATTCAAATTAATTCCGAAATATCTTTTCACAATTTTTGAAGTTTGTTTACGTTAGTGTGTGACCGTGTTATATACATGCTACAGGATGCTGTGTTCTGTGAATTGCAACCCTAACccgagaaataaatgaaaaaaaaagttacattttgtgAACCGCAGCATTTTTTCATAAAGTTTACAGAAAATATCGGATCAGATGCCGTTAGATTAACACAGgtgccatttattttatttttaaaatcgcTATGtttttggggggtgtggtggcgcaacgggtttggctgggtcctgctctctggtgggtccagggttcgagtcccgcttggagttccctgcgacggaccggcgtcgcGTGGGTgtctccctccagccccacgccctccgctgccgggctaggctccggcctgccgtgaccccatacgggacaagcagcttcagccagtgcatGGGTGGACGCTATATTTTGGGGGAATCAGACTCATTTAGAGTAttaatgatatttattttttgtcaaattCTAAAGTAAACTTACAGAGAAATAGCACGAATGAATACCAGCTcttacataaaataaacattgcGAAAAGTGCAGTGAAATATTAATAGTTGCATTTCCTTTTAAACTCTCAAATAGTTTGATCAAACAGAACCACGTGAATTCCAATCAGACTGTCTACCCCTCAAgatacgaacgtccgacttccGAAAATTCACGTTGACGAAGAACCGGCACAACTTTTCTATTTACGTATAATGTCACAATCACTAGAAGCACTGCGACTGCAGTAAGGACCTCGTGTCGAACAACAGTCCGTTTGACCCTTCAAAGGCTCCGCCGTGTTGGCGCGTGAGGCTCGCACACCGCGGCGCTCGGGCAGCAGTGACAGCGCGGCACGTGTTCGGTCCGCATCTCTGCGCTGACCGTCCCGTGTGCGCGGTTACAAGGGAGCGGGAACGCGCACATGCACACTCGTGCATacagaggggtttttttttaaatcattggACTTGACATTCGATTTTCTTGAGCGATGAAAGAAGTTTCACTGACAGAGGCGGAGAGATGGAGCTCGGATTCCAGCACATTGCTTCAGGCTTGGTGCACtgatctccctctctcgctcgcaactgctgaatccctctcaacaggTAGAAGAGCCTAAAAAACATGTCTTTCCGACCTGATCTCTTAACTGCTACAGAAACTTGCACAACATGATgtgtttacaaaaataattgcctaccagttctatatgcagctactctgtGATTTGTGCTGCTTCGGTGCTATTCACCTAACTTACTGTACTTGGAGAGTCGCGTGTCTACATCTCTGTCCCTCCGTCTGTTGGCGAAATGCACCttatttactctgatttgtacaTCGCCCTGGAGGAAGGCTAGAAGAAGCAGAACGAATGTggaagtatgtgtgtgtgggagtgtggaGAAAGAGCGCAAAAAAGCCCCGAAATGCGAACCAGCATCGGACGGAAAGCGGAGGACGTTCGGAGCCCCATTGCTGTCTGAGGCTGCAGTGCGCAGCGTGGAATTTGAGGAGATCGCGACAAATGAAGTGTACGGGGACATCGCATGGAGAGCTTCGGTGCTTTCACAAAATCTGCGTTTGGGACGAAAACGAGTTTGTCAACAAGGCAATGTGAATGTAAGTAGTCAGAAAGAGATGAGCGTCTCCTTCACTTGTTCATTCGGTTCTCCCGGTTAATCTGGGTTCCAGTCCAATAAACCCTAGCGAGGGATGATCAAGTGCCGAGCAAGGCGACATGGTGGCACATCGCCTGTgaggtgcgagaggacgtgggttcgatcccgctcagtctgtgtggagtttatatgtgtTCCCTGTcttctgcgtgggtttcttccgggtgctccggtttcctcccacagtccgaggACATGCTACTGAGGTTCACCCTATCGTGTAtaatagagagtgtgttctagtGGTGAATCTGCGAATTCACTATCTGAATTTATCTGgggaatgaggtgtgtgggctgatttaattggaaaagcatctgataaatatataaatgtaaatgtgttccattgatgtatggatgagcgacacattgtaagtaatgtatctaacagtgtaatattgttacactgtgtgtgatgtgcattggttcatatggtggaaagtaactaactacTGCTTTAGAATGATCACGCCTCTGAAtatgtctcttcctgctaaaaTTCACTCATTCGGTAAACGTAAGTCCGACTGGAACACGAGGCGAAAAGGGGGAACTTGTGGTCCGTCCCGATCCCTTCAgggtttccctcctttttccgtgccgtgccgtgccgtgccgtgcccaCCACAGACGCCTGTCTGCAGCTCAGTCAGAATCAGAGTCAGAAGAGGTGCCCAGCGGCGCTCCCGGGCTGTCCCGTGACAGGCGCGCATCGCACAGGTTCGGCGCGCGCAGGGGGTGTGGTGTCACGCGCTGTTTTTAAACAGCCGCACAGCAGCCAGCCTGGAgtccaacaccccccccccctccccctcccaaacacacacacgctcacagaGCAGGCTGAAGAGTTTATCACAGCGCGAGCTTCACGATGGACGCAGGATTCCGCAAAGTGAACGGGGAGACCGGCCTTCAGGTAACCGCTCACACAGCTCGTGCCGTGGCGCGCGCTCTTCTTAATATCTTATTACAGAACATTACATGATATGATCATAACACCGTTTGAAACTGAAAAACGTTAATATTGCTAAATACCTTTGAAAAGAATACTTTCGGTTCAAAACGTACTCCTTTAAGATGTTAATACGTTAAATTATGCAAAGCATGTATTCTCACTGCTTTCTGAACATTCGACTTTATTGCTACATTTAAagcttaataattaataatttgtgtGCGCCGTGCCATGGCATGTAATAAGTGACCGATGGCTTTCCACAGAGACGAGACTTTCGCTGAGGGTAAAACGAAGGGAATATCCCCGCAGTACCATGCTGTAAAGTGTAAAGTGTGAGGTCGTGCGCGTGGGAGCCGCGCGGATGCGGTGGACGAAGCTGGAAGTTTCGGACCCACAGCCTTTTATGTATAGTGGCCTTTATGGGCTCGACAATAGCGACCGCCAGCACTTATTTACGATGAAAAAGCGCCGCGCTGGTTGTTGAAAATTAACCCGAGGTGGCAGCGGGAGACGAAGGTTAACACGATTAAAATAAACGCGGCATTTGTCGCGCAGGTTAAATGGTCAAGTATTTCAAGGCGATGCTCCTGGACACAAACAGATCTGCGGGGCCCATCATCTTGGCCAGGAGGGTGATCCCTTCCTAGACAGAGAGCTTTCACTAGGTTCTGAACAAAGTTACAGATGAGTCCTGGTCTGCATGATATCCTGAGAAATGCAaacctaacccccccccccccaaatcagCCCTGTGGGACTTCATCACTTTGATTTAGTACTGGCCTGCTCTCTATAATTCGTGCCCAGCTGTCTAGGCAGTTGCATGTAAAGACTTGTGCATGACCAGTTGCCCAGGGAGACGGGAAGGTGGTGGGTCGGAGCCCCGTGTTTGCTGTTTCGGGGGCAGGTGAGATGCGGTGTGGTCCGGGGGTGGCTTTCAGGTGCACGTTCACCTCAGGAGCGAATTTGTGCAGTGAGGTCTGTAAATCATTCTTGTGTGTCAACAGTGGAAAGCTACACAGCAGGTCGCACGCAGAGGCATCGGGGGAACATGTGCCTTTGTGCCAGCACTTTTGTTCTTCCTGTCCCcgtttccccccacccccaaattTAAGCTGAGCGTTTCGGCGCTGAAAATTCAGCGCACTCTGCTCACTGCTCCCATTTGTCTAGTACGCGATTCTGTCTCCTGACATGTTTGACATCGCATTCATGTGACCATGAGAGCAGCAGGTACTGCACCATTTAGGCTCAATTCCCTTGGCGTCACGGcttggaggtttgaatcccaccttctgctgcagttcacTTGAGTAGCATACCTTCCTTAAAATCGCTCGGGTAAAAATCACTTCAAAAATCATGAATCATGTGCATCTGATGTGGGGtgtgctgcactgcagtgaGTTATGGACATTGTGTGCCCCCCCGGGACACTCTGTGTCTAGGAATGGTATGCCGAGAGGTCCAAGTCCAGGGACAGTGATTtccctttctcttttctcctggtAGAATTCCATGTATCTGGAGGAGCAGACCAGTAAGTCTGGGGTCTTATCCTGCATTTTCTCCCTGAAGGAGGAAGTTGGGGCGCTGGCCAAGGCTCTCCGGCTCTTTGAGGTACGCTTCCTTTCGCAGTGGAACAGTAAAACTGCATAATAACGGTTACCGTGCCGAGTAATGCA
Above is a genomic segment from Scleropages formosus chromosome 2, fSclFor1.1, whole genome shotgun sequence containing:
- the ascl1a gene encoding achaete-scute homolog 1a; protein product: MEISVSQQQFLPPACFFTAAAQSIQLSPTDSACSGKSASKPAKRQRSSSPELLRCKRRLNFAGFGYSLPQQQPHAVARRNERERNRVKLVNNGFATLREHVPNGAANKKMSKVETLRSAVEYIRALQQLLDEHDAVSAAFQSGVLSPAMSQNYCNDMNSMAGSPVSSYSSDEGSYNPLSPEEQELLDFTSWF